A single window of Leptospira neocaledonica DNA harbors:
- a CDS encoding TlpA family protein disulfide reductase, which yields MVFRKAWPFFFLLLFFILFLNDCRSDEQPLLYQVTLEDWDGNSHKFLEDKGKLVVLDFWASWCEPCKKAVPVVEKLREKLKDSPAIVLGVNTEDDLSLEEIRKAASEFGMLYPSLLDPEWKLVTPLKIEGQPALFVFSKSGKKLHSQYGISEKDLPILTGRLKNWLESP from the coding sequence ATGGTTTTTAGAAAAGCCTGGCCTTTCTTCTTCCTTCTTCTTTTTTTCATTTTATTCTTAAACGATTGTAGATCGGACGAGCAACCTTTGCTGTACCAGGTGACCTTAGAGGATTGGGATGGTAACTCTCATAAATTTTTGGAAGATAAAGGCAAATTAGTGGTCCTCGATTTCTGGGCAAGCTGGTGTGAACCTTGTAAAAAGGCAGTCCCGGTAGTCGAAAAATTGAGAGAAAAATTAAAAGATTCTCCTGCTATCGTGTTAGGTGTGAATACAGAAGACGATCTAAGCTTGGAAGAAATCCGAAAGGCTGCTTCCGAATTCGGAATGTTATATCCAAGTCTTCTGGATCCTGAATGGAAATTAGTAACCCCTCTTAAAATAGAAGGTCAGCCTGCATTATTTGTCTTTAGTAAATCAGGAAAGAAACTTCATTCCCAATACGGAATTTCAGAGAAAGATCTACCAATATTGACCGGAAGACTAAAAAACTGGCTTGAATCCCCTTAA
- a CDS encoding glycosyltransferase family 4 protein, producing MSNLDRKKYKIALDARPLSTPVSGVGRLIESVLKGFEKDPNFEFYLFSHRPIHEGYSDLFKNPNIRSVIGEGLFSKKGGIYFAFYLPFQLRKYEIDLFWGTQQVFPLFLSKNIPGVLTYHDFVAYRFPETMRPIARFQQLFYLRRSIQRADFILANSQFTASEILKYSSFSKDKIDIIYPGYDPKEIQKIKTPPTKRIGKLPKKFFLTVSTLEPRKNFGTLLKAYQKAKKERSDLVWVHAGKEGWESAEFLEKFKQSSESGELYWFDFVSEEELRYLYSQASLFVFPSIYEGFGIPLLEALAYSLPCIVSDLEVFKEIGKKSCVYISPESEEEWKKAILDFQKKKFKFPKADLKRFERKKSATLVKKIFRDLVSNKKV from the coding sequence TTGTCCAACCTAGACAGAAAAAAATACAAAATCGCCTTGGATGCAAGGCCATTATCCACCCCGGTCTCCGGAGTGGGCAGATTAATTGAGTCTGTACTGAAAGGTTTCGAAAAAGACCCCAATTTTGAATTTTATCTTTTTTCTCATAGGCCAATACATGAAGGTTATTCGGATCTATTCAAAAATCCGAATATAAGGTCTGTAATCGGAGAAGGTCTATTCTCCAAAAAAGGGGGAATTTACTTTGCGTTTTATCTTCCTTTCCAACTTAGAAAATATGAGATCGATCTATTTTGGGGAACTCAGCAGGTATTTCCATTATTCTTATCCAAAAATATTCCCGGGGTTTTGACATATCACGATTTCGTGGCCTATCGTTTTCCGGAGACAATGAGGCCGATCGCAAGATTCCAGCAGCTTTTTTATTTAAGAAGAAGTATCCAAAGAGCTGATTTTATTCTAGCAAATTCACAATTTACAGCTTCCGAAATTTTAAAATATTCTTCGTTTTCAAAAGATAAAATAGATATTATTTATCCGGGTTACGATCCTAAAGAGATCCAAAAGATCAAAACTCCTCCTACAAAACGGATCGGAAAATTACCAAAAAAGTTTTTCCTAACTGTTTCCACTCTGGAACCCCGAAAAAATTTCGGAACACTTCTGAAGGCATATCAAAAAGCCAAAAAAGAAAGATCGGATCTTGTTTGGGTGCATGCCGGGAAAGAAGGTTGGGAATCTGCCGAGTTTCTAGAAAAGTTCAAACAGTCTTCCGAGTCGGGTGAATTATATTGGTTCGATTTTGTAAGTGAAGAAGAGCTAAGATATTTGTATTCACAAGCAAGCCTATTTGTTTTTCCATCCATTTATGAAGGATTCGGAATTCCACTTTTAGAGGCGCTTGCTTATTCTCTGCCTTGTATCGTTTCGGATTTAGAAGTATTTAAAGAAATAGGAAAAAAATCCTGTGTGTATATTTCTCCTGAATCGGAGGAAGAATGGAAAAAAGCGATTTTGGATTTTCAAAAGAAGAAGTTTAAATTTCCGAAAGCGGATCTGAAAAGATTCGAAAGAAAAAAATCGGCCACACTTGTGAAGAAAATATTTAGGGATTTAGTTTCTAATAAAAAAGTTTAA
- a CDS encoding 3'(2'),5'-bisphosphate nucleotidase CysQ, with amino-acid sequence MRFPEEAELVSKLVLEAADRIFSIYGTNFHVMEKSKGDPLTEADLQANEIIAGGIRKILKDKVYSEEDTDFSHSSLQGERVWVLDPIDGTREFVAKNPEFAISLGLLEEGRPVFGIVMNPATGEFFWGAEGRGAYYKILKSPYIENQIDWENTFYLQKSESSERSKVLVSVSETKAGLFKNLDYGNDFIFEPKGSIAYKLALVAVGKYPLTLSLRPKNDWDVAGGIAILRASLGKDLEIRSGKDYPFLTSKLGIGLLAGESELVTQFWEKFKTSLQGSVRDRW; translated from the coding sequence ATGCGATTTCCGGAAGAAGCGGAATTAGTTTCTAAACTTGTTCTGGAAGCCGCAGATCGGATCTTTTCCATCTATGGAACAAATTTCCATGTGATGGAAAAATCCAAGGGTGATCCTCTCACCGAAGCCGACCTGCAAGCAAACGAGATCATTGCAGGTGGCATCCGCAAAATCCTAAAAGATAAAGTCTATTCCGAAGAAGATACCGATTTTTCCCATTCTTCTCTCCAAGGAGAAAGGGTTTGGGTCTTAGATCCGATCGATGGAACCCGGGAATTTGTAGCTAAAAATCCTGAGTTTGCGATTAGTCTAGGACTTTTAGAAGAAGGTAGACCTGTTTTTGGGATCGTAATGAATCCTGCAACAGGGGAATTCTTTTGGGGTGCGGAAGGTAGGGGTGCATATTATAAAATCTTAAAGTCACCTTATATAGAAAATCAGATCGATTGGGAAAATACTTTCTATCTTCAGAAATCCGAATCTTCCGAACGTTCTAAGGTTCTTGTCTCCGTTTCGGAAACTAAGGCAGGACTTTTCAAAAATTTGGACTATGGAAATGATTTTATATTCGAGCCGAAAGGTTCTATTGCTTATAAACTTGCACTTGTCGCAGTTGGAAAATATCCTTTAACACTTTCTCTTCGACCTAAAAACGATTGGGATGTTGCGGGAGGAATTGCAATATTGCGAGCTTCTCTCGGAAAAGATCTGGAAATCCGTTCCGGAAAAGATTATCCATTTTTAACTTCTAAACTAGGGATAGGATTACTCGCCGGAGAATCCGAGCTCGTGACTCAATTCTGGGAAAAGTTTAAAACTTCCCTCCAAGGTTCTGTCAGAGATCGTTGGTAA
- a CDS encoding LIC11625 family surface-exposed protein: protein MKRIVILALAICLGTPLFAGKVSGLVEEFNKVEEFNKNRKVSDAAKKATLEKNLLSALKYSLHRKYLDYKEYTKDLKADSISYEPQKGTFGVYVKYKTYIVFYSYLMDPEIYLQTPINEVFYVRPDNLDEEPHKEDKQPAQPTSGK, encoded by the coding sequence ATGAAACGGATCGTAATACTAGCTTTGGCTATCTGCCTTGGGACCCCATTGTTTGCTGGAAAAGTCAGCGGTTTAGTAGAAGAATTTAATAAAGTAGAAGAATTTAATAAGAATCGAAAAGTTTCCGACGCAGCTAAAAAAGCGACTCTGGAAAAAAATCTTCTCTCTGCTTTGAAATACAGCCTTCATCGTAAATACCTGGATTATAAGGAATACACTAAGGACCTAAAAGCGGATTCCATTTCATACGAGCCTCAAAAGGGAACTTTTGGAGTGTATGTAAAATACAAAACGTATATCGTATTTTATAGTTATCTAATGGATCCGGAAATTTATCTCCAAACTCCTATTAACGAGGTATTCTACGTTCGTCCAGATAATTTGGACGAAGAACCTCATAAGGAAGATAAACAACCGGCTCAGCCAACTTCCGGAAAATAA
- a CDS encoding ATP-dependent helicase, with translation MSVDLVQGLNDPQKAAVERLEGPVLILAGAGSGKTRVITHRIANLILNKRTDSICALTFTNKAAAEMLERVAKLVPSIPWNVQIKTFHSLCLYILRRETSYLGMPSGFTVYDSVLQESLIKQVIKDLHEDPKQYKPSSLTGIFSSWKDGLSDSDSYIRKENFSHRSQMISNIYEEYEKRKKKNQALDFGDLIQKTVGLFRENPGVLKSYQDRWNYIMVDEYQDTNKAQYTLVRLLSGDRGNLCVVGDDDQSIYSWRGADISNILNFESDFPNAYVVKLEENYRSTSRIIRAASKVIANNSGRKEKELFTNNESGEPISVSQFENETEEAYDIVKKIRAGFARGVDYSRVAPETHSVGYKDFAIFYRTNAQSRYFEEGLRSSGIPYKIFGGFRFFDRAEIKDMIAYLNVVANPMDSTSLLRIVNTPPRGIGEASIEKIRTFSLDKGISFLEAIGHPDLPLKKASLGKAKELYHLFEDLIDRKEKGELPSKIALEIVGRSGWIDYMERDAHDEEAVSKVENVREFVNSIEEYEAREDSPNLEEYLNQISLLTSEEDSAQLTDYVHLMTVHNAKGLEFPTVFLTGLEEGTFPHSMSLEEPNGQEEERRLFYVALTRARVKLYLSYSRTSRKFGKVEDRIPSRFLPEIPSECFGEEGILAQKGVRRPQGPPVASSGAYKIPETRQEREDSSKPLGEEADIREGDKVKHAQFGLGQVISVQGTGKNRKVKIKFGSLEKNFFLAYTPLEKL, from the coding sequence TTGTCAGTTGATCTAGTGCAAGGCTTGAACGATCCTCAGAAAGCCGCAGTCGAAAGATTGGAGGGCCCTGTTTTAATATTAGCAGGGGCAGGTTCCGGGAAAACCAGAGTAATCACTCATAGGATCGCAAACTTGATCCTGAATAAAAGAACGGATTCGATCTGTGCGCTAACTTTTACCAATAAGGCCGCTGCGGAAATGTTGGAAAGGGTGGCAAAGTTAGTTCCTTCCATTCCTTGGAATGTTCAGATTAAAACATTTCACTCTCTTTGTTTATATATTCTGAGAAGGGAAACTTCTTACCTGGGAATGCCTTCCGGGTTTACGGTTTATGATTCAGTATTACAGGAATCCTTAATAAAGCAGGTGATCAAAGATCTGCATGAGGACCCGAAACAATATAAACCTTCTTCTTTGACGGGAATCTTTTCCTCATGGAAGGATGGGCTTTCCGATTCGGATTCTTATATTAGAAAAGAAAATTTTTCCCATCGATCTCAGATGATATCGAATATCTATGAGGAATACGAAAAACGTAAGAAAAAAAACCAGGCTCTGGATTTCGGGGACCTGATCCAAAAAACCGTGGGGCTTTTTCGAGAGAACCCAGGAGTCTTAAAATCCTACCAAGATAGATGGAATTATATCATGGTGGATGAGTATCAGGATACAAACAAGGCACAATATACCTTGGTACGTCTACTTTCCGGAGACAGAGGAAATCTTTGTGTGGTTGGGGATGATGACCAATCCATTTATTCTTGGAGAGGAGCAGATATTTCGAATATTCTAAATTTCGAAAGTGATTTTCCGAATGCTTATGTAGTAAAGTTAGAGGAGAATTATCGCTCCACTTCCAGGATTATCCGTGCCGCCTCCAAGGTGATCGCAAATAATAGCGGCAGAAAAGAAAAGGAATTATTCACAAATAATGAGTCAGGAGAACCTATCTCCGTTTCTCAATTCGAGAACGAAACGGAAGAAGCTTACGATATCGTAAAAAAGATTAGGGCAGGATTTGCAAGAGGAGTGGATTATAGTCGCGTTGCTCCTGAAACCCATTCAGTCGGCTATAAGGATTTTGCGATCTTCTACAGAACAAACGCTCAATCCAGATACTTTGAAGAAGGACTCAGATCTTCCGGAATCCCATATAAAATTTTCGGCGGTTTCCGATTTTTTGATCGAGCCGAGATCAAGGATATGATCGCGTATTTGAATGTTGTAGCAAATCCTATGGATTCCACATCTTTATTAAGAATTGTGAATACACCTCCTCGTGGGATCGGAGAGGCGAGTATAGAGAAGATTAGGACATTTTCCTTAGATAAAGGGATTTCTTTTTTAGAAGCTATAGGACATCCTGATCTTCCCTTAAAAAAAGCGAGTTTAGGAAAAGCAAAAGAACTCTATCATTTATTCGAGGATTTGATTGATCGAAAGGAAAAAGGGGAATTACCATCTAAGATTGCTTTAGAGATCGTAGGAAGATCCGGTTGGATCGACTATATGGAAAGGGATGCACACGATGAGGAAGCGGTTTCTAAAGTAGAGAACGTTCGCGAGTTTGTGAACTCCATCGAAGAATACGAAGCCAGAGAAGATTCCCCTAATTTGGAAGAATATCTGAATCAGATCAGCCTTCTCACCTCGGAAGAAGACTCGGCACAACTTACCGACTATGTTCATCTTATGACCGTTCACAATGCAAAAGGATTGGAGTTCCCGACAGTTTTTCTAACCGGTTTGGAAGAGGGAACCTTCCCCCATTCCATGAGCCTGGAAGAACCGAACGGCCAGGAAGAAGAAAGAAGGCTTTTTTACGTAGCATTGACTCGTGCCAGAGTGAAATTATACCTGAGTTATTCCAGGACCTCTCGAAAATTCGGAAAAGTAGAAGATCGAATCCCTTCTCGATTCCTTCCTGAAATTCCCTCAGAATGTTTTGGAGAAGAAGGTATACTGGCCCAAAAAGGAGTCAGAAGACCACAAGGGCCTCCGGTTGCTTCTTCAGGAGCATACAAAATCCCGGAAACTCGTCAGGAAAGGGAAGATTCTTCGAAACCACTGGGGGAAGAGGCGGATATCCGAGAAGGAGATAAGGTCAAACATGCCCAATTCGGCCTGGGACAGGTGATTTCCGTGCAGGGAACAGGTAAAAATCGTAAGGTAAAAATCAAGTTCGGAAGCCTGGAGAAGAACTTTTTCCTTGCCTATACTCCCTTAGAGAAATTATAA
- a CDS encoding BamA/OMP85 family outer membrane protein, which yields MKRKVSIYKSFAVIFVSGFFFYSGEISQLFSKKSDYFGKIVREIKFSGNKNTSDSDISSLLELRTGKLLTKGVIDRDLKALFASGFFYFIDIKAEEVEGGVRVIFELRERPRVKDIEFIGADEVFPADLRDKMPLKDNEVITPQKVTKSRDIILQKYKDEGFFLAYVKVELGKPDPKTNLVKVRFIIDEGEEIPVAKINIYGNETIETSEILGLMELKEEGLFEGGNFKESSFEKDKEVIQAYLRSKGYLDSELIREGTNWEIHWENPEKKNRRVIIVNIKLYEGQVYYFNGYTVAHDMTTDGEGRPIFLNKENNPPETPKDKLKPLFTVPEIEKTLDYSSKDAGEVFDETVFSRDRATVNELYGSKGHIFAQVIPRRKIVSLDSESLEYYENCGTRRTELEKKTCEEEYKQLNVRKLREIYRDNPDLRGRKFVHVDFTIRENNLAQIENVIIKGNKKTQDKVIRRELLFKPGDLFDSTLVNRSRERIFNLGYFKEVNFNMRPGSDDTKMNLVIEVLEQPTGTVSMGGGYGTITGFTIFTEIGENNLNGTGQKVSGRLEFGPYRRSFQISWTEPWMYDTPWSLSLSMFYFSRTIFLGSTSTISISDSTTSPTVENATYDNNGLGITMGVAHRLGTNWTHFHRYTPAFYSYSNPTALVSDAVLANVRRGWQFRSQVTNGLAYDIRDNVFAPTRGYDLLFQVDNVGQYLGGTSHFDQYRILAEYYHTWFDFTFGGLIRNNALRRWRVVQEFRTSDTFIFQRSPMGGSHNQDPVQDPYIRPQDLLIIGGYESLRGWYYNDQKFPVEWRDGAQHRLLFDTEIRIPIEPSLLWLVVFLDGGALYEQTNRAVGTKKDYFESYDKNKADQIAANPIGWYIQNNFNLQNGRKADVTYDELNNPGRLILSADNVAMDRMRYSWGVGLRVQIPVLPLRIYFAQKLKPTGNFWAPFEKYESDNAFQFVFGIGDYRF from the coding sequence TTGAAACGAAAAGTATCTATATATAAATCCTTTGCCGTTATTTTTGTAAGCGGATTCTTTTTTTACTCCGGCGAGATCTCTCAACTTTTCTCCAAAAAGAGTGATTATTTCGGAAAGATTGTAAGAGAAATAAAATTTAGCGGAAACAAAAACACATCCGATTCGGATATCAGTTCCCTTTTGGAATTGAGAACTGGTAAACTCCTGACCAAGGGAGTAATCGATCGCGACTTAAAGGCATTATTCGCTTCCGGATTCTTCTACTTTATAGATATTAAGGCAGAAGAAGTTGAGGGTGGTGTTCGAGTCATTTTTGAACTCAGAGAAAGACCTCGAGTCAAGGACATCGAATTTATCGGAGCCGACGAGGTGTTTCCAGCCGACCTTCGAGATAAAATGCCTCTCAAAGATAACGAGGTAATCACACCACAAAAGGTCACTAAGTCTAGAGATATTATATTACAAAAATATAAAGATGAAGGATTCTTCCTGGCCTATGTGAAAGTGGAGCTTGGAAAGCCTGATCCGAAAACCAATTTAGTCAAAGTTCGTTTTATCATAGACGAGGGCGAAGAGATCCCAGTCGCAAAGATTAATATCTACGGTAACGAGACCATCGAAACTTCTGAAATCCTTGGACTCATGGAGTTAAAGGAAGAAGGTCTATTCGAAGGTGGTAATTTTAAAGAAAGTTCTTTTGAAAAAGATAAGGAAGTCATCCAAGCTTATCTTAGAAGTAAAGGATATTTGGATTCGGAGCTGATCCGAGAAGGTACCAACTGGGAGATCCATTGGGAAAACCCCGAAAAGAAAAACAGAAGGGTAATCATAGTCAATATCAAACTGTACGAAGGACAGGTGTATTATTTTAACGGATATACTGTTGCTCACGATATGACTACGGATGGAGAAGGGCGCCCCATCTTTTTAAATAAAGAAAATAATCCGCCTGAAACTCCTAAAGATAAATTGAAACCTTTATTCACGGTCCCTGAGATCGAAAAAACCTTGGATTATAGTTCCAAAGATGCAGGAGAAGTTTTCGATGAAACCGTATTCTCCAGAGATAGAGCAACTGTAAACGAACTCTACGGATCTAAAGGTCATATTTTTGCTCAGGTAATTCCTAGAAGAAAGATCGTTTCTTTAGATTCCGAAAGTTTAGAATATTATGAAAACTGCGGTACCAGAAGGACCGAGCTAGAGAAAAAGACCTGCGAAGAAGAATATAAACAATTAAATGTCCGTAAATTAAGGGAAATTTATAGAGATAATCCTGACCTGAGAGGGCGTAAATTTGTTCACGTGGATTTCACCATTCGCGAGAACAACCTGGCTCAAATAGAGAACGTAATCATTAAAGGAAATAAGAAAACCCAGGACAAGGTGATCCGCAGAGAGTTACTTTTTAAACCCGGTGACTTATTCGATTCCACTTTAGTAAACCGTTCTAGGGAAAGGATCTTTAACTTAGGTTACTTCAAAGAAGTTAACTTTAATATGAGACCGGGTTCGGATGATACAAAGATGAACCTTGTCATCGAAGTATTAGAACAACCTACTGGAACAGTTTCAATGGGTGGTGGTTACGGAACCATCACAGGATTTACCATTTTTACCGAGATTGGTGAAAATAACTTAAACGGAACCGGACAGAAGGTCTCGGGACGTTTGGAATTCGGACCTTATCGTAGATCCTTCCAAATCTCTTGGACGGAACCTTGGATGTATGATACTCCTTGGTCACTTTCCCTTTCCATGTTCTATTTCTCTCGAACCATATTCTTGGGTTCTACTTCTACGATTTCTATTTCGGATAGTACAACTTCCCCTACTGTTGAAAATGCTACCTATGATAATAATGGTTTGGGAATTACGATGGGGGTTGCACACAGGTTAGGAACCAACTGGACCCATTTCCACAGATATACTCCTGCGTTTTATTCTTATTCCAACCCGACTGCACTTGTATCCGATGCGGTTTTGGCTAACGTAAGAAGAGGATGGCAGTTCCGCTCTCAGGTTACGAACGGTCTTGCTTATGATATCCGAGACAACGTATTCGCTCCGACTAGAGGTTATGATCTGCTCTTTCAGGTGGATAACGTGGGACAGTATTTGGGTGGAACTTCTCACTTCGACCAATATCGGATCCTAGCGGAATATTATCATACTTGGTTCGACTTCACATTCGGAGGATTGATCCGAAATAACGCTCTTCGTAGATGGAGAGTGGTCCAAGAATTCAGGACTTCAGATACTTTTATTTTCCAAAGATCTCCAATGGGAGGATCTCATAACCAAGATCCAGTTCAGGACCCTTATATTCGTCCTCAAGACTTACTCATCATAGGTGGTTACGAATCCTTAAGAGGTTGGTATTATAACGATCAAAAGTTTCCTGTGGAATGGAGAGATGGTGCTCAGCATCGTCTACTCTTCGATACGGAGATCCGTATTCCAATAGAACCAAGTTTACTTTGGCTTGTGGTCTTCTTGGACGGAGGAGCATTATACGAGCAAACGAACCGGGCAGTAGGAACAAAAAAAGATTATTTCGAATCTTATGATAAAAATAAGGCGGACCAGATTGCCGCAAACCCGATCGGTTGGTACATCCAAAACAATTTCAATTTGCAGAATGGAAGAAAAGCCGACGTTACTTATGACGAATTGAATAATCCAGGAAGACTGATCTTATCGGCGGATAACGTAGCTATGGATAGGATGAGATATTCTTGGGGGGTCGGTCTTAGAGTCCAGATTCCTGTACTTCCTCTTCGTATTTACTTTGCCCAAAAGTTAAAACCTACTGGGAATTTCTGGGCACCTTTCGAAAAATATGAATCGGACAATGCATTCCAATTCGTATTCGGTATCGGTGACTACCGATTCTAA
- a CDS encoding ExbD/TolR family protein: MKFKKWNRGESGSFRAGQIELAPMIDVICFIVIYFLMNATLEKSTVVKIELPRSSSTAQEKKKDELVITVNKDGKIFLDKDTEPVPLEKLTEKIKLFNGQNQGDDKDKKEQSKNRVIIRGDGGANYQTIVKVIDKVNEAGVTRFNLAMVRQPGGQ; the protein is encoded by the coding sequence ATGAAATTCAAAAAGTGGAATCGGGGAGAAAGCGGAAGTTTTAGGGCAGGCCAGATTGAGCTTGCACCTATGATCGACGTTATCTGCTTCATCGTAATTTATTTTTTGATGAACGCGACTTTGGAAAAATCCACTGTTGTGAAAATAGAACTCCCTAGATCTTCCAGTACTGCTCAGGAAAAGAAAAAGGATGAACTTGTAATCACTGTCAATAAGGACGGAAAAATTTTCCTAGATAAAGACACTGAACCTGTTCCTTTGGAAAAACTGACTGAAAAGATAAAATTGTTTAATGGCCAAAACCAAGGCGACGACAAAGATAAAAAAGAACAGAGTAAAAATCGGGTGATTATCAGAGGTGATGGTGGAGCGAATTACCAAACCATCGTTAAGGTGATCGATAAAGTGAACGAAGCCGGAGTAACAAGATTTAATCTTGCGATGGTTCGTCAACCGGGAGGTCAGTGA
- a CDS encoding MotA/TolQ/ExbB proton channel family protein produces the protein MILAKTDSLVTIIPPETVPILILLVSIVGFTIIIERLIFFSRWKAITPDDWRRVKDLLREKNYDSASDLMRSLSQGPVSQVLQAGITQFKRNASSVDDEILTQGLNQIQRMEKFLSPLATIATISPLLGVLGTVLGIIRSFAEGSGTRGAEVGISEALITTAMGLAVAIPAYIFHNFFQKKKEDAISEMESLSEQALRFLK, from the coding sequence ATGATTCTTGCCAAAACAGATTCTTTGGTTACCATTATTCCACCGGAAACCGTACCTATTCTGATCCTTCTAGTTTCTATAGTCGGATTTACAATAATCATTGAAAGGCTGATCTTTTTCTCTCGTTGGAAAGCAATTACACCGGACGACTGGAGAAGGGTAAAAGATCTACTCAGAGAGAAAAATTACGACTCCGCTTCCGATCTGATGAGAAGCCTAAGCCAAGGACCAGTCTCTCAGGTTTTACAAGCTGGTATCACTCAGTTTAAGAGAAATGCATCATCTGTAGATGACGAAATTTTAACCCAAGGATTAAACCAAATCCAGAGAATGGAAAAATTCCTTTCTCCATTAGCTACTATTGCGACGATTTCTCCACTTTTGGGAGTATTAGGAACGGTTCTTGGAATCATTCGTTCCTTCGCAGAGGGTTCTGGAACCAGAGGAGCTGAAGTAGGGATCAGTGAGGCATTGATCACTACGGCTATGGGACTTGCAGTTGCGATCCCTGCTTATATTTTCCATAACTTCTTCCAGAAGAAAAAAGAAGACGCAATTTCCGAAATGGAAAGTCTTTCCGAGCAGGCACTTAGGTTTTTAAAATAA